The Sphingomonas sp. NBWT7 nucleotide sequence TATCGGGCGCACCTACGGCGGGAAGCACCGTCGCGGCTGAACGCCGCCCAGCCTGACCGCGACGATTGTCGGCGAACCAATGCGCTGGCACGGCGTTCGCCATGTCGATGAAGCTATTCCACGTCAGCGATGTGCACTTCGGTGCCGAGGATCCCGCCGCGCTCGCTTGGTTCGAGCGCTGTGTCGCCGAAGAGCGTCCCGATGCGGTGATCATGACCGGCGACCTGACGATGCGCGCCCGACCGAGCGAGTTCGATGCCGGCGGCAAGTGGCTGCGCGCGCTGGGCGTTCCCGTCACGATCGAAGTCGGCAATCACGACATCCCTTATTATTGGGATCCGCTGCGCCGCCTGTTCAGCCCGTACAAACGCTACGGCGCCGCCGAGCGCCTGATCGAGAAGCCGCTCGATCTGCCCGGCGTCTCCATTGTCCCGCTAAAGACGACGGCGCGCGCGCAGTGGCGGTTGAACTGGTCGAAAGGTAACGTCAGCGACGATGCGCTGGAGAAGACGCTTTCGCTCGTCGCGCAGGTGCCCAAGGGCAATCTTATCTTTGTTGCCGGTCACCATCCGCTGATCGAAGGCCCAACCAAAGGCACTGCGAAGACACGCAACGGCGACGTCGCGCTGGCGGCGCTTGCCGATGCCGGTGCGCACGCCGTGCTGTCCGGCCACGTCCACGACCCCTTCGACGTGCCCTATCACCGCCGCGACTGGACGGTGCGGTTGATCGGTGCCGGCACGCTATCCAAGCGGACGCGCCAGTCTCCGCCCGCGTTCAACGAGATCCGCATAATCGGCAATCGCTTCGAGACGCTGGCGCGCACGCTGTCGTCCGAACCGAAGCATCCGATCAGCGAGAGTTCCGATTCGGGCGTGACCTATTGATCTGATTATGCGGT carries:
- a CDS encoding metallophosphoesterase — its product is MKLFHVSDVHFGAEDPAALAWFERCVAEERPDAVIMTGDLTMRARPSEFDAGGKWLRALGVPVTIEVGNHDIPYYWDPLRRLFSPYKRYGAAERLIEKPLDLPGVSIVPLKTTARAQWRLNWSKGNVSDDALEKTLSLVAQVPKGNLIFVAGHHPLIEGPTKGTAKTRNGDVALAALADAGAHAVLSGHVHDPFDVPYHRRDWTVRLIGAGTLSKRTRQSPPAFNEIRIIGNRFETLARTLSSEPKHPISESSDSGVTY